GGGCCTTCACCGCGCCGCCCGACAAGGCCCGGATGCAAGCCTCCACCTTTGGAATCATGCCGCCGTCAATGGTGCCGTCCTGAATCATGCCCTGGGCGTCTTCAAAGGTTAGCGTGGAAATAAAGGTGCTCTTATCGTGATAATCACGGTAAATACCTTCCACATCGGTCAACAGCATCAGTTTTTCCGCCTCCAGTGCGCCGGCGATTTCTCCGGCCACGTAGTCAGCGTTGATGTTATAGGTGGCGTTGTCAATGCCCCGGCCGATCGGCGCGATGACCGGAATATAATCCTGATCCAGTAGCGTATGGAGCAGCCCGGCATTAATCTTGACCACATCGCCGACAAAGCCGATATCGGCTTTTTTTACCTCGCCGTTCTCATATATCTCTGCCAAATGTTTTTCGGCGATCACCAAATCGGCATCCTTGCCGCTAAGGCCGACGGCCTTGGCTCCCTGCTGGTTCAGTAGGCAGACAATTTCGCTGTTGATTTTTCCCGCCAGCACCATTTCGGCCACTTCCACCGTTTCCGCGTCGGTTACACGAAGGCCGCTGACAAAGGTCGACT
This portion of the Propionispora hippei DSM 15287 genome encodes:
- the argB gene encoding acetylglutamate kinase, with amino-acid sequence MIHSPERTAAVLIETLPYMQQFAGKTVVIKYGGNAMINGELKQQVIKDIILMKCVGMRPVVVHGGGPEITGFLKQLGKQSTFVSGLRVTDAETVEVAEMVLAGKINSEIVCLLNQQGAKAVGLSGKDADLVIAEKHLAEIYENGEVKKADIGFVGDVVKINAGLLHTLLDQDYIPVIAPIGRGIDNATYNINADYVAGEIAGALEAEKLMLLTDVEGIYRDYHDKSTFISTLTFEDAQGMIQDGTIDGGMIPKVEACIRALSGGAVKAHIIDGRQPHSLLLEIFTSAGIGTEIVKSR